A DNA window from Deinococcus malanensis contains the following coding sequences:
- the yidD gene encoding membrane protein insertion efficiency factor YidD, with protein MTGSASRFLDALALRAIRFYGRHLSPRKGFCCARAAVHGGESCSAAVARIIRDDGLIAGRRRVAERFAECRQAHDALRGGSPLAIGTSGPQVRGLCCCGPVPIPFRCG; from the coding sequence ATGACCGGATCCGCTTCCCGCTTCCTGGACGCCCTGGCCCTGCGGGCCATCCGCTTTTACGGACGTCACCTGTCCCCACGCAAGGGCTTTTGCTGTGCCCGCGCGGCAGTACATGGCGGGGAATCCTGCTCGGCGGCTGTGGCACGCATTATCCGGGACGATGGTCTGATCGCCGGACGCCGCCGTGTAGCCGAACGTTTTGCCGAATGCCGCCAGGCCCATGACGCCCTACGGGGAGGCTCTCCCCTAGCGATCGGCACCAGCGGACCGCAGGTGCGCGGGCTGTGCTGCTGCGGCCCGGTGCCGATTCCCTTCCGCTGTGGCTGA